TTAACACGTCTATCATCAGTTTAAGGAAGTGCACAAATGAGTAATCAACATCCTCTGTATCAATGCAAATAGACATAGATGTACACTTGTCATTCCAGCATATATAACAGTAGTTCTAGTCTTCTAGAGGTAATATAACCCTATACTCTCATAATGGTCCTCTCTGTGGTGATATATTCAGCAGATGCTCAAAAAGCTGCAAGTCTCATGCTGCTCAAGTTAGGCCAATCTTGTATTTTCGGGCATAGCCTTGTGCCAGAAGCAAAAGTTACTTGGAGCACCATTAGCATGAGTTGACTTCGCCTGATGCCAGAAAATCAAATCTTATTTCTTGAATCATGCTGCTCTCCGCAAAAATAGAGCCAACATGTAAGACAATGCAGAATCAACTGAGAATAAAGCAATGATAAACAGCCCAACTAGAACAAGTGCCAGTATTGCAGTCTTCAGCTGCAGCAATTGTAGAAAGGGTTAGTTTTAACTTATATATTGATCTCGACctcaaaagaaaaaggatgaaCATTCTTTGAAACTATGCTTAATTTATGAGTCAAGAAGGTCAGTGCTAATCAACATCATTGAAACTAATGCTTAATTTATGAGTCAAAGCATGTCAGTGCTAACCAACATCATTGAAACTAATGCTTAGTTTATGAGTCAAGCATGTCAGTGCAAATCAACATCGTATTTAGCACATAGTAGAATCTCAAGAACTAAAAAATTTAGGTAAAATAATTTGTCCCTTCATCAAACAAAAGGGTAGATACTGTTCAATGTAAGATTTCCAACAATTAACTTCTGAAAGTCAAAATACAGCAGCGCAGAAATTACGCAAtgcatgttatttttaataagcCTAACCAAACACTGTACAAGAAATAATCTTGgcataactaataaaatattactaatataCAATATGCCGAACGACACCTTAGTTGTTATCCTTATTTTCTAACTTGTCATCCTTCTCCTCTTAGTTGTATCcttattttaactttaagtcCCACATTAGTTGGTGAACATCTCCCCTTAGCTTTTGTAAAAGCCTATATAGAGGCCCTTAAGGCTTGAGGTAAATcatcttgaatttgaatatatcttttatataaagTTCTATTCTTTAGTTTACTCCTTTTAAGAGAGTGTGTTTCTTCTTAATGAGTAAGTGAGTCATCCTCAGTTTTCACTATCCTGACATAGAGCAGGGTTCCTAACCTCACCATTATTGGCACACCCCCGACGTTCCGGAGTCACACATCCTTGGCCACCTCATGGACTTCACTGAGAGAAGAAAAATTGAAGTTCTTCGCTTTTTTATCCTTCGTGTCTGCACCACTTCTTATTTGCACCTCATTTTTGTGGTTTTCCCCCTAATGTATACATCATTTTTATTTGCACGATATTATTTGTACTTGTTCTGATATGTCGCCCAATGTAtgcatcatttttttaaatttacacCGTATCCATTGAAATATAACAGCATACTTCATATTTCAAGGACAATATACGAGTAATGTATATCAATGCCATTGTAGAAACTACCAAGAACTATAGAAATATATAGGTTCATATCCTATTCCCTTTGTAGCATCTCCAACTCTTTTTTCACAAAGATGTGTCCTTTCTCAATTAAAACTATGCCAAATATTCTGTTTTTAAGGTCGATTATGTATGTGAAGATAGAAATACGTCTGttaaaaagatgataaatatCTGCTGAGGTGCAAAAATTCAAAGGATTTGGAAAATCAACTATTGTAATTAAATGTGGATCTAATCTAGATTAAGAAAGTTAACGGAGCTAGTGAGGTGAACCTTAAAAAAGGTCGAAAAATTGGGATAACAGTATTATTCCTTTTTGAATGTGAATATAAAAGACATAGATAGGGCGCAAGCTGAAAAATGGTGCATACATTAGGTGCCAAACCTAAAAGGTATTAGGATAGGTGCAAAACAGAAAGCCGTATACACTACGGACAAGTTgtaagaagaaataaaaaacatataaaatcaaagaaacagGACATACATTAGGGTGCAAAATGCAAAACACTCCAGCATGCCCCTCACTCCCATGGAGGCCTTACCTCAGGCGTGTGCCATGCATGCCTGCAAGCCATTGCACTCCATGGTTGCCTTGTACATTTGGCCCCACCCTTAGCCATCTCATGGACCTTAATTTTGGTGTTTGTTGTGGGTTGTGAAATTGTACAAGAGCatttcatatgattttattatatctAAAACAAAAGTTACATTGCCTCTACATGTCAAGTTCAATAGCTAGCCCTATAAAGGGGACTAACTATATTTAGCATTTGTGATTTTGTCTTGATGACCAAGAGTTGAGTATCCTGAAGTAACAAGCCAAATGTAATGTGGAGCTGGTTACTCCAATGCACTAAGCACACAGAATGATAACAAGTGGGTGTAACACATTATCAGCACACTATATTGGGCTATTGGCCACATACACACAACAGAAGGTAAATGATATTTACCAAATAGAAAGAAAAGGTTTTACATACTAACCGTGCTTTGAAATCCAGGCCATTCTATGTACTTCAGCTGACTTGGCTGCTCAACCAAGAATTCCATTATAGATTTTGCAGCCCTGAGtcattaacaaataaatattttccgAACAGTATTAATACATCATCAAAAACATTTCATCTAGTTAAAGTTTCACAATTCATATTATTAGAGGATCTTATAATAACATGGTGCAGCTCCATATTACCAAGTACATGACCTTAGATAGGGGGTGTGGAGGTCACGTATTAGGGTAGAAGGTTAGTAAGTATGGAGTGTTGTCTTGCTTTTCGCGGGGCTCAGACTTATTTCTTATAGTGTCTTGCTTTTAATTCCGTCATCATTTGTTGTTTATTGTGTTTAGGTTATCAcagttgtttagctttcttcaCAGTTATTTCACTTTTTCATACCTGCTTTGATATTTTGTACTTGAGCCAAAGGTCCTCAGGAAACAACCTTTTTACCTccacaaggtaggggtaaggcaTGCGTACAATCTACCCTTCCCAGACCCCACTAGTCGGATTTCACTCGGTATTTTGTTGTTGTCGTAGAGGATCTTATAACATccaagaaaataacaataaaaaaccGAATTAAATCgcacaagtggggtctggggagggtagagtgaAGGAAGACCTTACCCTACCTCGTGGAGGATAATATCTAAGcaaattaagaattaaaaaatgGATATCATAGACAAGGAGAAAATATTGGAGAAACTACTAAAACCTCAAGTTCTCACATCAAGATACTGAACTGCATCAAAAGGACTAAGAAGGAGATCTCATATAAACAAGATCTCAATACCTATTTCTCCATGGAAATTGAAGaaacaattaatttgataaagGGATTTGAGGAGCTTGTAGCTCCAGAAAGTTAATATTGGTCAAAAGAAAAGGTCTAATATCAGGTAAGTCGATATCTTCTCTCTCACCTACCTATACAGTTTCACTTGCAGAAACTGCGTTATGCATCAAGGTTACACGCACATACTGTAATTGACATACCGGACAGATTGCTTGGTAGCATTTATCCAAAATGGATCCTCATCATCATTGACACTAGATTGATAGTTTCTTTCTACAAATGAAGCACATTTGATAGCACGACCAGCAAGAGACAAATGCGTAATGCTTCTACAAGGAACCTGCAAATACCAAAACTCTAAGTTAAAGATGTATTATCGTCACAACAAGATACCCAATGTAATCCCAGAATTGGGGTTTGGGAAGGGTAGGATGCACACAGACTTTACCCCTACCTTTGTGGGGTAGAGATGTTATTTCCGACAGACCTTTGACTCAAGTAAACAAAGAAGTATTCAAAGGAAAATAACGACAGCAAAATAGCAAGATGAACAAAGCAAATGAAGAAACATGTATagtaaaaattgaagaataagatACTACGTGAATGCTAACTAATACtacgaaaaaagaaaagaaaataaactaaataaacCTTTCCAGACACAGGCTGAACACAACCATGACTTTTGAGTGTGCTCCTCTTGTAACTCACAGTATAGGATGGTAATCTTGGATAGACTCCATGAATTTTGGGGCAGAGTACACCTGATGCAAATCGATTTTTAGGAGATTGAAAAAGTTGTTTTAGATAAATTGAAGCCACAAATAAACTGAATTACATATGTGCAATGGAGATGGAACCTGTAACTAGATCCGAACGCCAGCTGGAAATACTGACCATCTCACTGATTTATCACAATGTTAGACACTTGCTCACTTGCACCGGCAAAAGTCTCTGAATGAGTGTATGAAGACTGCAAAAAGCGGTTGCAATCATCCGACATCGAAAGAGACATAGTAATGGTACTCATACAGTTGAAAAGTACAGTCATGCAGTGATCTACAGTGATGAATAATGGCATTGAAAATGTGTTAcatcaaataaagaaaacttcTGAATACCCTTCGTTTTTTGAATAAGAGAACTCACACACAATCAAGGATTATTCATACAGCAATATGCGAACTTAATAACTTATTTAGGGACAACAAACAAAAGTAGCCAAAACTAGAGATATGCATACACGACACAAATATACTGAATACTGGTAGCAAAGGGCAGGTTGGGTTGAAAACGGGTTATAACTCAACCATCCACTTCAATACAGATAAAAGTGGATCAGTGAAAACCAGTCTGGCCAGTTTTACATGGCACACGAGTAGGAGTTGAATTTAACATTGATTATGGTTTATTTACTAACATCAATTTTGAGTAGGAGTTCATGTGAGATAgtaatttttgtaatatatttgttaaaacgGAATTTATGTCCTTGCTATTATAGTGGTTATCTAATAGGTTAGTTACAGTGTTAACGTAAGTGCGAATTAGACAATGTGAAT
This DNA window, taken from Solanum lycopersicum chromosome 5, SLM_r2.1, encodes the following:
- the LOC101245062 gene encoding uncharacterized protein isoform X1 gives rise to the protein MVSISSWRSDLVTGVLCPKIHGVYPRLPSYTVSYKRSTLKSHGCVQPVSGKVPCRSITHLSLAGRAIKCASFVERNYQSSVNDDEDPFWINATKQSVRAAKSIMEFLVEQPSQLKYIEWPGFQSTLKTAILALVLVGLFIIALFSVDSALSYMLALFLRRAA
- the LOC101245062 gene encoding uncharacterized protein isoform X2 gives rise to the protein MVSISSWRSDLVTGVLCPKIHGVYPRLPSYTVSYKRSTLKSHGCVQPVSGKVPCRSITHLSLAGRAIKCASFVERNYQSSVNDDEDPFWINATKQSVRAAKSIMEFLVEQPSQLKYIEWPGFQSTAKSTHANGAPSNFCFWHKAMPENTRLA